GAACAGAGTTGGTGGGGCCCCTTGATTGATTGACTTAATTTTCGCGTTTCCCCATGGAATAATACCTGGGATTATCGAAGTGAGCCAATCCCGAGTTGTGGCATTTGAACAGATGTAGCGAAATTTTCCCCGGTCGAGGAAGCTATCCTCAAAGTTGATTTTGCTGATGTCTTTCGCTCGAGTGATTTCTTTTAGCACGGCGGTGTATATGCTGGTGCCTTGCGTCTCACTGAAGAACTCAATTGCTGCATCGTCCGAAACAATGTCGACGATGTGGAAGTCATTTTTAACCACTTCGGAAACAAGCGGCGGCATTGTGACTGatggtttcaattttttcggaGTAGACGACGACGATTTTTCTGTTGTATCTTCCGAGAATACCATGGAACGGTGGTTACGCTTAGAGGAATTCGTTACCTCCAAATTGTTGAGGTTTGCTGATATACCGCTCAACGACGATTCGCTAATGGTTCGGTATATACGATTCGGTCCAAACACTATTGTTGTATTTAATTCGTTGTCCTCGTTGTCCGATTGTAGGAGTCGATTTTCACTTCTAGGGCTTATTACATCCTTTGACATGTTCGGTGTTTGCGATCTGTTATTATTAAGAGGGAATGAATTTGGTTTTAGTGAGATTGAAAAGTATTTTGAGGTTAGTTGAGGGAGTCTTAGTGTTACGATgggttttgtttcatttattacCTTTAATTTTGAATAGCGATGGTTCAACTTGTTTGCTGGTTTTGTTGTAACTAAATAATTCGAATTACGCTTGCCATTAACCGAAAGCTTTTTCCTTATTTGAgctaaaacttttgaattaatttgccaCCATGTGGCTGAATGCGACTCAATGATGGAGTTTGATTTAATGTGGGAGAATCGGTGTGTTGGTAATGAAAGAGATCGAGTAGTTGTATATTCTCGAGTGGTGTCATGTTTGGTTCGCGGTGTGTGTGAGAAGGGGTTTACAATGCTTGTTGGAGTTAACTTACATCTGGCAATATCACTCGTCATATCGATGATTTTAAGCATATTAAGTGATTGTTTCGTATCAGTGTTGAACCTTGCGGTCGTTTCGATTAACAAGATAGTGTCTGTATCTTGGACTTttaccacagcaaatttgttaaaatttgctGTGTGATTTTGTGGCATCAAAAGGAGTACCCAAGATGAGCCGTATGGCGtttcaaattggtttttgaTTGTGTGTACAATTACCTTACCTGTATTGTATTTCCACCCGATGAGACTTTCTGTCTGATTACCGAAACCAATAAGTCTGTGTAGATGTAAGGTGATGATTAGCTCTCTCGCTCTGGTATGCATGCTGACACAATATGGCCACTCTCAGCACTATACGataaaaatttcacttaaCTCGTTTGATTCTAATTCACTAGGCACTTATTTCACTATGCCTGCAATCTGTTACGATCGCGATGAAGCTCTCGTCCAAGATAATAAGCTG
This window of the Bradysia coprophila strain Holo2 unplaced genomic scaffold, BU_Bcop_v1 contig_324, whole genome shotgun sequence genome carries:
- the LOC119079450 gene encoding uncharacterized protein LOC119079450; this translates as MSKDVISPRSENRLLQSDNEDNELNTTIVFGPNRIYRTISESSLSGISANLNNLEVTNSSKRNHRSMVFSEDTTEKSSSSTPKKLKPSVTMPPLVSEVVKNDFHIVDIVSDDAAIEFFSETQGTSIYTAVLKEITRAKDISKINFEDSFLDRGKFRYICSNATTRDWLTSIIPGIIPWGNAKIKSINQGAPPTLFKYTMIVSMPSLEPPDIFTLMAAQNVNLDTSNWRCVFRSKVEKNKQTWIVNVDENSLPALKEVDFKPYAGSSRIKMFPKK